One Candidatus Woesebacteria bacterium genomic window, TTTTTTCAAACCCCATTTTGAAGTTGTTAATCATATGGATTTTAAGTTGGCTGAGGAATTGGTAAAGCTTTTTGTTTCGTTTGGTGTTCTGCTCTTCTCAGCCGAGATGATTGTCAAATCGGCTGTTAATTTAACATCATTTCTTAATTTTTCTGTTTTTGATGTCGGACTTATCTTTATTGCTGTCGGCATGACTTTGCCTGAACTTGCTTTTTCCATACGGTCTATTAAAGATCATCAACCATCTATGTTTCTTGGAACCATCTTTGGATCTCTTGTTGCAAATTGGACTTTAATAGTTGGAATTGCTGCTTCAATTTTTCCTATTTTTGTTGAGTCTTTCTTTAGTTATTTTAGCCCTTTGTTGTATTTTGCAATTATTTTCATTGTTTTTCGTTATTTTCTTAAGAGCAAGAATCGTATTGAGCGTTGGGAAGCGGCAGTTTTACTTTCTTTCTATATTATCTTCTTAATTATTGAATTTGCTTAGGAATTTGTGTTGACTAAACTTTCTTTTTCTGGGAAGATTAGAGAAAGGGGGTGAGTATTTTGGCAGAAGCAAAAGAAAAAACAGGCACGGGGCTTAAAAAAGAAACTTCAGCAGCTCTTTCTTATGTTTTGGGTTTTATAACGGGAATTATCTTTTTGATTATTGAGAAAGATCCTTTCGTCCGCTTTCATGCAATGCAGTCGATTGTTGTTTCTTTGGCCTTTTTTGTCCTTTCTTGGATTTTAGGAATAATCAGCGTGCTTTTAGGGTTGACTGTATTCTTGGCTTGGGTAGGGCCGCTTTTGAGCGGAGTTTTGATGATTGGCGGCTTTGTTCTCTGGCTACTTTTGATTTACAAAGCTTATCAAGGGGAAAAATGGCAAGTGCCTTATATTGGCAAATTTGTTGAGAGAATGGTCTAGTGATGAAAGAGGCCAAGCGGATGGTTGAAGAAATAAGGAGTTATTATGGTCTTGACTCTCCTTTAGTCTTTAAAGCGATGCTTAAAGTTCCCCGTGAGGAATTTGTTTTGCCTTCTTATCGCCATCTTGCCTACAGTGACTCAGCCTTGCCTATTGGGCATGGACAAACAATCTCGCAACCTTATACCGTAGCTTTTATGACTCATCTTGCCTTGGGTGGAAGATCTAAATCTCGCAATAAGGTTCTTGAAGTGGGAACAGGTAGCGGTTATCAAGCGGCGATTCTTTCCAAGCTTTTCAAAGAAGTTTATTCAATTGAAATTATAGGCGCTTTGGCAAAAGAGGCAAAAAAAAGAATAAAGAAACTTGGCTATAAAAATATTTTTATTAAAAAAGGCAATGGTAAATTTGGTTGGGAAGAGGCTGCTCCTTTTGATGCAATTTTGATAACAGCAGGCCTTGAAAATAAGATCCCCCAGCCTTTAAAAGATCAATTAAAAGTAGGGGGAAGGTTAGTCGTTCCTCTTGGAAAAGGAGAGGGTAAGAAGATGGTGAGACTCACTAAACTTAGGTCAGGTGAGTTTAGAAAAGAAAAGTTTGGTATTTTCTACTTTGTCCCCTTTATAAGAGAGGATTAGAAGTTAAAGTTAGCTTGCGGTAAAATAGAGCTATGAAGCTTATTGTTGGCTTAGGAAATCCTGAGGAGAAATATAAAAACAACCGCCATAATGCTGGTTTTATTTTAGTTGATCATATTGCTTCTTTTTTAGGAGGGTCTTTTGAAAAAAACAAGCAGGTTGAAAGCTTGGTTCTAAAGTCAGGTGAGATTATTCTTGCCAAGCCTTTGACTTTTATGAATGATTCAGGAAGAGCAGTATTAAAGCTTGTAAATTTTTACCGGGTGCATCTTGATTCTCTTTTTGTGGCCTATGATGATTTAGATATTAAGCTTGGAGAATATAAAGTTATCTTCGGCAAACCTCCAAAGACTCATAATGGCATCTTATCTGTTATTAATAGGCTCAAAACTGGTGATTTTTGGCATATTAGGATTGGAGTTGAAAACAGAAGTGTTGAAAGAACTAGCGGTGAGAAGTATGTTTTGCAGGATTTCTCGGGTGATGAGAAGTTGGTTTTTGAGAATGTTGTGAAAGATATATCAAAAGATTTGGTTTAATTATGGTAAGACGAAATAATGCTCCTCTTCAAAAGAGTTTCTTGAAAATTGGAGATATTCTTAAGGATTTCAAGCCTGATGAAGATAAATATATTTCTTATGAGTTTCAGAAATATGGTTATGATTTAGCAAGTGAGCTTGGGGATTTGAAAAATAAGTCTTTATACATCAAGCTTGCAAAAGAAGTGCCAAGAGGCTTGCTTGAGGAGGCGCGCAATTTTGTCAAAGATGCTTATAATGTCAAATCCAAGCCCAAGTTGTTTATGTGGAAGCTGAGCGAGCTTAAAAAGCGAGCGAAGCTTACACACAAGAGGAGTTGAGCGAAGCGAAAATCTCTTATGTGGAAGCTTTCTCGCCTGAGGGGCGAGAAAGCTGAAACACAAGAGGAGCGCAAGCTTTAGCTGAGAACTCTTATGTGGAAGCTTTCGCAGCTGAAAGCTGCGAAAGCAGACACGCAAGAGCCGCGCAGGCCCTAGGCCGAGAATCTTATGTGGAAGACAAGCGAGCTTAAAAAGCGAGCGAAGCTTACACACAAGAGGAGTTGAGCAAAGCTTAGATGCTACCCCTTAAAGGTAAGACCTTTAAATGGTATAGATATATGAATTCAAGAAGAGGTGTTTTTGCAGACATATATTCTTTGGTGGGTAATGTCCCAAAGGGTAGGGTAATAACTTACGGCCTTGTTGCTGATTTCTTGGAACAAAGTAAAGGACTTAAAGTTTCACCAAGGCTTGTGGGTTTTGCTTTGCACAAGAATAAAGATAATAAAAAAATCCCTTGTCATAGGGTGGTCTTTAAGGACGGTAGTTTGTCTTCAAAATTTGCTTTTGGGGGAATTGAGGCTCAAAGACGGAAGTTGAAAGAAGAAGGAATTGCTTTCACTAGTGGTGGTCGGGTTAATCTTAAAAAATGCTTATGGAAAGACTTGAAATTCTAGTCTCAGGCAGGGTTCAAGGTGTATTTTTTAGAGCCTTCACCGCCAAAAAGGCAAGAGAACTGAATCTTGTTGGTTGGGTGGCAAATCTTCCCGATGGAAGAGTAAAAATAGTTGCACAAGGGGAAAAAGATTCTCTTCAAGAGCTGCTTGAGTCGGTAAAATTAGGGCCACCTTTGGCAAAAGTTTCTCAAGTTGAATTTAAATGGAGCCGTAGATTTGAACCTTTTGATAATTTTTTTGTCCGTTACGATCTTTAAGGTTAGGTTTGAGATTTACTGAGGCTATTCTTGGAGATAAAAAGGCCTCATAAAATTCTATCATAGCTTGAAGAAACTTCACTTTATCCTCCAAATTATGTATTATGAATTGAAGTGGTAAAACGTGAGATTCTAACACATTATCTTTTCTTTCTAGCATTTTTTATTTTCCTTGCGATTAGAAGGAATCTTTTTTCTTTTTCATCTTTTCCTTTCTGGTTGGGTGGCTTTATTGGCACTTTTTTAGTTGATTTGGATCATTTTCTTTACGCTTTTCTCCTTAATCCTCAAGATCTTGCTTCTCAAAGGGCAATTTATTACCTTAAGAAGAGGGAATATATAAGAGCCTTTCTAGTCCTTTGGGACGCAAAAGAAAATAGAACTCACCAAGTCTTTCATTCTTTTTCCTTTCAAATTATTTTTTTAATTTTGGCCTTTTGGGTTGTATCTTCATCAAGCAGTCTTTTTGCGATCGGCTTGGTTTTAGCTTTTTCTTTACATCTTTTTATTGATCAGTTCTCTGATTTTCTTGTCTTGGGTAATCTTGATTTGTGGAAGAATGGATTTTTTAATTTGAGAATTGAGGAAAGAGGTCAACTTTTTTATTTTATTTTGAGTCTTTTAATTTTTATCGCCTTTAGTTTTGTTTTTTGAGGGTTGACTTATCTTTATAACTTGGTTTATATTCTTGGTATGGCTTTGACAGATATTAATCATCAAGATTTTACAGAGAAAGTTTTAAAGTCAAAAACTCCTGTTTTGGTTGATTTTTGGGCTTCCTGGTGTGGTCCTTGTAGAATGGCAGAGCCTGTGCTTGAAGAGCTTTCGGATGATTATCAAGGCAAGGTTAGTTTTTTCAAAGTTAATGTGGATGAAAATCCTGATCTTGCTTCAAGTTATGGAGTGATGTCTATCCCCACAACAATTCTTTTTCAGGATGGTAAAGAAGTTTCAAGACAAGTTGGTTTTGCAGGAAAAGAAGGCTTTGAAAATCTACTTAAAAAATTTGCTTAGAGAAAGGTGGTGATAATTATGGATCCAAATAACCCGACAAACGATCAACAGCAAATAGGTCAGATGTCATCTGATAATTCACAAGTATCAGCTGACAATTCCCAAATGCCATCTGATAATTATCAAGCGCCGATGTCAAGCCAAGAACCAGATCAGGCAACGTCGGTTGCAGGTGTTGTAGCCGAGCCGCCAACTGCGCCCGTTACTCCTCAAGAGGAGGTTGCAGGAGGTGTTGCCCAAGTTTCTGAGGCTGAGCCGGGGCAACAAATGATGAGCGAGTCAGTCCAGGTGAGTCAAGAAGTTCCTGAACAAGTTAATCCTGTTGACGCGTCACAGTATCCTAATCCAACTGTCACAACAGCAGGAACAGCGCCTCTTGGTGGCGAGCCTAGTGAGGGAGACAATAATCCTCCTCAAGCTGCCTAAACGCATTTTTTATGGAAGCTCAGGAAAATTTGTGGGACATTGTGATTATTGGTTCAGGTCCTGCTGGGTTGACAGCGGCAATTTATACTTCTCGTGGGGCTGCTTCCACCTTGGTCTTGGCTGGTTCAACTTGGGGAGGGCAGTTGATGTTAACCACCGAAGTTGAGAATTTCCCCGGCTTTCCTGAAGGGGTTATGGGGCCTGATTTAATGCTTAAGATGAGGCAGCAAGCTGAGCGTTTTGGGTCGGTAGTTAAGGAAGAAGATGCAAGAGAAGTTGTTACTTCTGAAAATGGTTTTTTAGTCAAAACAGATAATTCTTCATATAAAGCAAGATCTTTAATTGTGGCCTCAGGCGCTGCAACTAAGTGGCTTGATGCTCCTGGAGTAAAAGAGTTGATTGGAAGAGGAGTTTCCTCTTGTGCGCCTTGTGATGCTTATTTTTTCAAGGATAAAAAAGTAGCGGTTGTTGGTGGGGGAGATTCTGCAATGGAGGAAGCTTTGGTTTTGTCAAAATTTGCAAATGAAGTGATTATAGTTCATCGCCGTGATGAGTTCCGCGCTTCAAAAATAATGCAGGACAAGGTTTTTGCTAACCCTAAAATTAAAGTTCTTTGGAATACAGAAGTAAAGGAAGCTAAAGGAAAAGAAAAATTGGAGGCCTTGGTTTTGATTAACAATAAAACTCAAGAAGTAAAAGAAGAGTCTTTTGATGGTCTTTTTGTTGCAATTGGACATGTTCCTCAAAGTGAAGTTTTTAAAGGATTGCTTGAACTTGATGAAAAAGGTTATGTTAAGGTTTTTGACAAGACCAAAACTAATGTTACAGGAATTTTTGTAGCAGGAGATGTGCATGATTTCAGGTACAGGCAGGCAGTGACCGCAGCCGGCTTTGGTTGTATGGCAGCGCTTGATGCCCTTTCCTACATTGAGAATTTGAAATCTACTAGTTGACAGACTTCTTGTAATTGATAGAATAACTCTATGGCAGAAGAGAAAGAAAGAAGTTTTTTTGAAAAAGCTTCTCCTTTATTTATTCTTCTTTCTATTATACTTGCTTTTTTTGTGGGCACTTTGTGGCAGAGAGTAAGAACTCTTGAAAAAGGAAATGCTGAAAGAGTCCAACAAGGAGCAACAGCTGCTCCTTCACAAGCTGAGAATGCAAAAGTGAGTATGGATACTATCCGCGGCCTTTTTGATAAAGATGTGATAAAGTTTGGGAGTAAAGATAGTAAGCTTATTTTTGTTGAAGTCTCAGATACTAGTTGTCCGTTTTGTGGTATAGCTTCGGGCAAGAATCCAGAACTTAACAATTCTAATCCCCGCTTTAAGCTTGTTAAAGATGGTGGCACATATAAGGCCCCAGTTGAGGAAATGAAAAAGCTTCTTGACGAAGGCAAGGCCTCTTTTGTCTATATTTACTTTCCCGGTCATGGGGCAGGGGAAATGGGAGCAAAAGCTCTTTACTGTGCTTATGAGATGGATAAGTTCTGGCAGGTTCATGATCTGTTGATGTCTTCTGCTGGTTATAATCTCTTGAACGATAAAGTGCAAAATGACAAAACAAAATCAGGCGAGCTTTCCCAGTTTTTAAAGTCGGTGATTGACGCTGCTAAGATGAAGTCGTGCTTGGATAGTGGCAAATATGATTCAAGGCTCGCTTCTGATATGAGTTTGGCCAGCTCTCTTGGAGTCCAGGGAACTCCCGGCTTTTTTGTTAATGATACTCGTTTTGATGGAGCCTACAGTTTTTCTGACATGGAACCTGTGGTCAAGGCCGCTTTGGGGGAGTAATTAAACTTTCAATAATTTTATAAGCAATAACTGCTGCTGAACCCCAGACATTGAATGATTTGTTTATTCCAAGCATAGGCAGTTCAACTATAATATCTGCTTCTTTGATTACTTCTTTTTTGACTCCATAAGTTTCATTGCCAACTACAATGGCGCAAGGAAAAGATGGATTTAGTTTTGAATAGGAAATTGAATCGGGATGTTGTTCAACTACTATTATTTGCACGCCATCTTTTTTCAGTTCTTTTATCGCTTCAAGTGCTGTTTCTCTTTTTTCCCAAGGCACCCAATTTTCTGTTCCGACCGCCGCTTTGTGGATTCGCG contains:
- a CDS encoding Sodium-calcium exchanger, CaCA family, producing MLLVFWFLILVVFSILLIRAADFAVYSLKKISLKLKVSVFVASAIIVALGTGLPEIVVAITSALEGRPSLSLGNVLGANIVNISLVVGLSAFILGGVNLRVLNFKREVRFVWIAALLLLLLMSDGVVSRVDGLILIFTYAVYITLFLSQGESKEEHISFGRHFFKPHFEVVNHMDFKLAEELVKLFVSFGVLLFSAEMIVKSAVNLTSFLNFSVFDVGLIFIAVGMTLPELAFSIRSIKDHQPSMFLGTIFGSLVANWTLIVGIAASIFPIFVESFFSYFSPLLYFAIIFIVFRYFLKSKNRIERWEAAVLLSFYIIFLIIEFA
- a CDS encoding Protein-L-isoaspartate O-methyltransferase, which translates into the protein MKEAKRMVEEIRSYYGLDSPLVFKAMLKVPREEFVLPSYRHLAYSDSALPIGHGQTISQPYTVAFMTHLALGGRSKSRNKVLEVGTGSGYQAAILSKLFKEVYSIEIIGALAKEAKKRIKKLGYKNIFIKKGNGKFGWEEAAPFDAILITAGLENKIPQPLKDQLKVGGRLVVPLGKGEGKKMVRLTKLRSGEFRKEKFGIFYFVPFIRED
- a CDS encoding Peptidyl-tRNA hydrolase, with amino-acid sequence MKLIVGLGNPEEKYKNNRHNAGFILVDHIASFLGGSFEKNKQVESLVLKSGEIILAKPLTFMNDSGRAVLKLVNFYRVHLDSLFVAYDDLDIKLGEYKVIFGKPPKTHNGILSVINRLKTGDFWHIRIGVENRSVERTSGEKYVLQDFSGDEKLVFENVVKDISKDLV
- a CDS encoding methylated-DNA--protein-cysteine methyltransferase encodes the protein MNSRRGVFADIYSLVGNVPKGRVITYGLVADFLEQSKGLKVSPRLVGFALHKNKDNKKIPCHRVVFKDGSLSSKFAFGGIEAQRRKLKEEGIAFTSGGRVNLKKCLWKDLKF
- a CDS encoding Acylphosphate phosphohydrolase, putative gives rise to the protein MERLEILVSGRVQGVFFRAFTAKKARELNLVGWVANLPDGRVKIVAQGEKDSLQELLESVKLGPPLAKVSQVEFKWSRRFEPFDNFFVRYDL
- a CDS encoding Thioredoxin: MTYLYNLVYILGMALTDINHQDFTEKVLKSKTPVLVDFWASWCGPCRMAEPVLEELSDDYQGKVSFFKVNVDENPDLASSYGVMSIPTTILFQDGKEVSRQVGFAGKEGFENLLKKFA
- a CDS encoding Thioredoxin reductase, with the translated sequence MEAQENLWDIVIIGSGPAGLTAAIYTSRGAASTLVLAGSTWGGQLMLTTEVENFPGFPEGVMGPDLMLKMRQQAERFGSVVKEEDAREVVTSENGFLVKTDNSSYKARSLIVASGAATKWLDAPGVKELIGRGVSSCAPCDAYFFKDKKVAVVGGGDSAMEEALVLSKFANEVIIVHRRDEFRASKIMQDKVFANPKIKVLWNTEVKEAKGKEKLEALVLINNKTQEVKEESFDGLFVAIGHVPQSEVFKGLLELDEKGYVKVFDKTKTNVTGIFVAGDVHDFRYRQAVTAAGFGCMAALDALSYIENLKSTS
- a CDS encoding thiol:disulfide interchange protein → MAEEKERSFFEKASPLFILLSIILAFFVGTLWQRVRTLEKGNAERVQQGATAAPSQAENAKVSMDTIRGLFDKDVIKFGSKDSKLIFVEVSDTSCPFCGIASGKNPELNNSNPRFKLVKDGGTYKAPVEEMKKLLDEGKASFVYIYFPGHGAGEMGAKALYCAYEMDKFWQVHDLLMSSAGYNLLNDKVQNDKTKSGELSQFLKSVIDAAKMKSCLDSGKYDSRLASDMSLASSLGVQGTPGFFVNDTRFDGAYSFSDMEPVVKAALGE
- a CDS encoding TRNA/rRNA methyltransferase, with amino-acid sequence MEKLNAKELRKKEANLSLLNKIKRAPVYLVLDEINDTYNIGSLFRLADAVAVKKVYLCGNMDFPPSSRIHKAAVGTENWVPWEKRETALEAIKELKKDGVQIIVVEQHPDSISYSKLNPSFPCAIVVGNETYGVKKEVIKEADIIVELPMLGINKSFNVWGSAAVIAYKIIESLITPPKRP